The following proteins are encoded in a genomic region of Patescibacteria group bacterium:
- a CDS encoding VTT domain-containing protein produces the protein MDLKEILPAIGYLGIFSIVFAESGLFIGFFLPGDSLLFTAGFLASQGIFDIKILALGAFIFAVLGDSVGYEFGKKVGRKLFKRPDSFLFKKENLEKAENFYEKHGKKTIILARFIPIIRTFAPIIAGIGDMHYKTFLSYNVFGGFFWAVGISFAGFWLGNTIPNVDRYLLPIVLGIIIASVAPGFYHILKDKKQRKQLFLFVKDMVSKIVNFTRRG, from the coding sequence ATGGATTTAAAGGAAATACTTCCGGCAATTGGGTATTTAGGCATATTTTCTATAGTTTTTGCCGAATCAGGACTTTTTATAGGGTTTTTCCTTCCCGGAGACAGCCTTTTATTTACCGCGGGGTTTTTAGCTTCTCAAGGTATTTTTGATATAAAAATTTTAGCTTTGGGAGCTTTTATTTTTGCTGTTTTAGGAGATAGTGTTGGATATGAGTTTGGTAAAAAGGTGGGGAGAAAATTGTTTAAAAGACCCGACAGTTTTTTGTTTAAGAAAGAGAATTTAGAAAAGGCTGAAAATTTTTATGAGAAACACGGAAAAAAGACCATTATTTTAGCCCGTTTTATTCCTATAATTAGAACTTTTGCGCCAATTATAGCGGGAATAGGAGATATGCATTATAAAACATTCCTATCCTACAATGTATTTGGAGGCTTTTTTTGGGCGGTGGGAATTAGTTTTGCGGGGTTTTGGTTGGGCAATACCATTCCCAATGTGGATAGATATTTACTGCCTATTGTTTTAGGGATAATTATAGCATCCGTGGCTCCCGGGTTTTATCATATTTTGAAAGATAAAAAGCAGAGGAAACAGCTTTTTTTGTTTGTTAAAGATATGGTAAGTAAGATCGTTAATTTTACCCGAAGGGGATAA